GCTCGCTCACCCCCTCATTCCCGTGTTACAGTAAATGTTCCCTTGCGCTACAGGCTCTTTGCCTTTTAACTTGTAGTTCTGTATAGGCCAAGCTCATTAAGAACACATTCAGCCTTCATTATAATGATTATACACCACTGCACTAACAGAATAATGAACAGAGAGAGCGCTACATGAtagagcagaggaggagggggttgacAGAGCCATAAGGTAAAGAGAATGTGTTGACCTCTGGCGCTGACATCACTGACCCCCACCTATAGCTGACTAACAGGACCTCTCCTTCCTGGTTGGCCGAGCAGAGGGACGGTTACCCTGGGGCATGCCCCCGATACCCTGGCCAACTACCTGACTCACTTCTCCTACAGGCTCCTTTAGGTTGAGTGAGCTTGGCGAGTGTGGTACTATGCAAAGGAGGAAGGCTGGCTAGATTTAGCTTTGCCCCATTAGCTGCTTTAGCCAGTGCTAAAGCATGGGGTCGCATTTCTGCCCAACAGGCTTTTCCCCTTTTATCAAAAAGATGTGAGCAAAAGGTTGTGACAGGCCTAGAATGGGCTGCAGAGGCTGCTAGTCTCCAGGGGTAAAGCCTGTCTTGTCCTTTCCTGACTTAAACAAGACTTGACTTTGCAGTAGCTGAACATGAGAATTACAGAATCATGGAACCACCCATCAGTTAGTAAGCACGGTAAACTGCAGGTGAGCAGATGAAACCAGGATTCTCTTTGTGCCGTCCATTGGCCTACCATGACATCAATAGATGCCAATCAATCGACATGAGTTCAAGCTGTTTGGGTCAACAGCTTGGACTTGAGAAAAACACCATTGTAACCATCAtgggatgttgatgatgatgatgatgatgataatgatgatggatGGTTCTATTTATAGCCTCACAACACTGACCACAGAAGACAACAACAGCATGAGAGGCCCCATTGTGTCCCAATGGGAGAATCACCCACTCAGTCAAGAGTCAGCCGAGAGGGCATTCACAACCCTCATCCAACCAAGCatgtctttctttccctctctcgtccctctctctgaTTGGCACAGACTCCTCCAGCCAGGGTGAGTCAGAGAGCGGGAGCTTCCAGCCAATCAGAGCCCAGGACAGTGGCTGAGGCTGTTGTGAGCCAGGATTGACAATAGCAGGGTtgtgaggaggtggagagggacaaTGGGATGGTTGTGAAGAGGTGGTGTGGAGGGCTGAAGACTCAGCTCAGTGTCTTATTGTGAGAGCCTGCATTGTCTGGGGTGCCTTTGGAAAAGTCCCAAAGTCCCAAATTTCTTCCCCTGGAGGTAATATTGCATAACATGGCAAATGGGAAAACTGAGGAATAGAGTTATGCATGTCTACCTACTGGTTAGTAGGCTAGAGGTTATGGCCAACCGTGATATTATCACGGTATATGGGTCAATGACTATTAGGCTGATCCTAGTTCATGTTTTTCTTAGAACCATTGTAAAGAAGAAACAGATATTGTAATAGTTTGAACTATAGCTAACTGTTGAAGCGAATGCTAACATGGACAACATCACACAGTCTCTCCATATGTGCAGTGAGCAAAGGCCCCGTTGCTTAGTTCATCATAGATAATTACACTCCTTGTAATAAAGCTATTGAAAATGTCAACACAATAAAACAAGCAGATGTTATCATGTGCAGGAGTCATTTTCGATACTGAAAAACAATATATGCAGAAAGGAAATAATGATGATCACGTTATCCTCCTCTTTCCCTGCAGATGTTCACACAGCTGCATGGGCATCTGTTGTAACACATACTGTTGTACACACACAGTTTGAACTCTTACCGTAAATGACTTACACCCCACCCCTTAAGGCTTGCCTTTCCCAAACTCACCCAGGAGAAACAGCAGGTAACATTGAGTTGGCCTTCATCCATGTGATCACAACCATGTCTCTTCCCAAGACGCCTGCCCCTCCTATCTCAGAGAGTTTACAGAAAAACACAATTACACATTGGCACAAGACAAGTACAAACACTGATAAAATAGAATAGAGATCTTCAGAAAGACATATTATAAAAAGGCTTGTTGAATCCAATCTCTATTGTAAACAGAGGTGGGACTGATGAAGCACATTGTTCTGTTATAATGATTTTATTACATGGGAGGGTGGTACAGCACATTGAATATACAACTGGATGTGTGCATTCAATAACCATGTTTTCTGTGTCCTTCTTGCACACATTCATCCGTCTTCCCTCTTGGATAACCTGGGAGTGTTTTAGAGTAAGGTGTGGCAGTGGCATCATGTACTCTCATAGGTGTTACGAGAAACACTCACTACGTGGAACCCCACTGGGCTGCAGTCAATGCCAAATGCCACAGGAGCTGAGGTCCAAACTCTACCACAATGATGCATTAAACCAAAACCAACCTGACCAGAGCTAGCAGAGACAGAATATAATGTATGAGGGAGGTGGCAGTTTGGGAGTGTTAACGTTGCCAGTAACTGTTTTCCTCTGTTAAGGTCTGTTCCCATGGATACTGACAAAAAGGCAGACTCAATAATAGTTTTTAAATACTTTAAAGTTACCAGAAAGACAGACATTATATGGGCATCATTCAGGATACGAAATAAAGCAGTGGCAAGCCACAGCCTCAAGTTTCAGCATGGGCTCTGGATAATTCGAttgtcatgtgtctgtctgtcatgtgtcTGTCAAGTGTCATGTAAAATCATGACAATAATGTGCAGTTTATGAGTTTGTGTGCTGACATAACACAGTGATCAGTTATCCTCTAGCCTCGTGAGAAGTTGGACCACAGGCCTAAACATGACAACAGTATATTCTTAACAAATATATGTGCTGACTGTGCCATTCACATTAAATACATGTTGCCGCAGGTTGCTGTTTCTGGTTTGTTCCAAGGCGGTAAATGTGTTGAAAGCTTAACCCAGCCCCTTCGCTCCAGCACAGCTCTACTAACCTGTGTGAATGAGGGTGCCAAGAATTGTGAtatcaacacaacacagacattcTAGGTTTGAATATGCTTAAGATGAGGGATATGGATTTTTCAAGTAAGCTCCTGATGCATGTATGAGTTAGTGAGACAAAGCGGTACATTTTCACTGTCATGTTTTTGAACCACAATGGGATCTGCAGGTTTGAGCCGTGTTTGTGTGGGTGATGGAAAGATTACACACAAGAGACAAAGGCACCCTTCTCATCAACCAAAGCTGGAGCACTGTGAGGGAATCACATTTCCCTCCTCTCAAAATCCACTGAGTTGGGATGGGGAGTAAACAGAAACTGATCTGCAGAAACACAAATCAAATGTGGTTTATTGGGACAAACTAAGGGTCAAATTCAACCTGAGCACTGGAGCAATTTATTGAACACGATTCTGCTTGTAGCCTGGCTTATCTTCCCATTGTTTGACATTGCCTTTGAATCCAATCTATGATGAAAAGAATAGAACTCGTGGCAAGATTCCAAATGAAACCCATCTGCAGCACAAAAAGTTCTAACACAGCAGGCTAGATGGAGTTGTTCATTATATTAGTTACAGGTAGAAGGTGTATTTTAGGTGACGGAGAGTGGCAAAAAAACCATTCTCACACAGTCAATCAGCTCACACAGACAGGGTGCCAGTTACAATGACTCTGCTCTGTGTGACACTGACCGGTGGCGAAACCAATTAAGCCACAACAGTTGAGGAGAGAAAGGTTGACCCCCTATGATCCTCGACTCCTGGGACAAATTGTATCCCTTTCTGAGCAGTCATGAAAGACaaacagcgcattcggaaagtattcaaaaacccttccctttttacacattttgttacgttacaatcttattctaaaattgattaaataaaacattttcctcatcaatctacacacaataccccataatgacaaaatgaaaacaggtttttaagacatttttgaaaacagaaataccttatttacataagtattcagaccctttgctatgagatttgaaattgagctcaggtgcatcctgtttccattgatcatccttgagatgtttctacaacttgattggagttcctctgtggtaaattcaattgattggacatgattttgaaaggcacacacttgtaaattcccacagttgacagcgcatgtcagagcaaaatccaagccatgatgttgaaggaattgtccatagagctcagagataggattgtgtcgaggcacagatctggggaagggtataaaaaatatctgcagcattgaaggtgctggggcggcagggtagcctagtggttagagcattggactaaatatctgcagcattgaaggtgctggggcggcagggtagcctagtggttagagcattggactagacCAATCAACCAAAAGgttcaagttcaaatccctgagctgacgaggtacaaaatctgttgttctgcccctgaacaggcagttaacccactgttcctaggccgtcattgaaaataagaatttgttcttaactgacttgcctagtaaaatacattttaaaaaaaggtccccaagaacacagtggcctccatcattcttaattggaagaagtttggaaacaccaagactcttcctagagctggctgcctggccaaactaggcaatcgggggagaagggcctaggtcagggaggtgaccaagaacccaagtttctctgtgtagatgggagaaccttatagaaggacaaccatctctgcagcactccaccaatcagaactttatagtagagtggtcagacggtagccactcctcagtaaaatgcaagACAGGCGGGTTGgagtttggcctgaatgccaagcgtcacgtctgaaggaaacctggcaccatccctactgtgaagcatggtggtggcagcatcatgctgtggggatgtttttcagtggcaaggactgggaaactagtcaggatcgagggaaagctcaccgaagcaaagtacagagcaatccgtgatgaaaacctgctgctgagcactcaggacctcagactggggtaaaggttcaccttccaataggacaatgatccctaagcacacagccaagacaacgcaggagtggcttcgggacaagcctctgaatgtgcTTGCGTGGCCCAGCattggacttgaacccgatcgaaaatctctgtagagaaaatagctgtgcagtaacgctccccatccaacctgacagagcttgagaagatatACTACTAtacccaagatggcatagcatgggacactgtaaagtccaaggagaataagagtacctcctcccagctgcccactgcactgaggataggaaacactgtcaacaccgataaatctacgataatcgagaatttcaataagcatttttctacggctgttttgtcaccaaagccccatatactacccaccactgtgacctgtatgctctcgttggctgccGTCGCTTCATagtcatcgccaaacccactggctccaggtcatctatacgtttttgataggtaaagccctgccttatctcagctgaCTGGGCATcacagcagcacccacccgtagcacaggctccagcaggtatatttcactggtcatccccaaagcaaacTCCTGCTTTGGTTgcctttccttcctgttctctgctgccaacgactgtaactaattgcaaaaatcactgaagctggagtcttatatctccctcactaactttaggcatcagcttaccgatcatctcacctgtatacagcccatctgtaaatagcccacccaactacctcatccccacattgttatttatttatttgctcctttgcaccccagtatctctacttgcacattcatcttctgcacatctatcactctagtatttatttgctaaattgtaattatttcaccactatggcctgttttttgccttacctccctaatcttactacatatgcacacactgtatatagatttttttcaattgtgtttatcccatgtgttactctgtgttgtttgtgtcgcactgctttgcactgctttgctttatattgtccaggtcgcagttgaaaatgagaacttgttctcagcttgcctacctggttaaataaagaatataataacgtttttttttttttaaagacctgcagagaagaatgggagaaactccccaaatacaggtgtgccaagcatgtagtgtcatacccaagactagaggctgtaatcactgccagaggtgattcaacaaagtactgagtaaagtgtctgaatacttaagtgaatgtgatttttcagtttttttttaatacatttgcaaacatttctaaaaacttgtttttgctttgtcattattgtgtgtagattgacgagaaaaacaacaacaattttatcaattttagaataaagctgtaacataatgaaatgtggaaaaagtcaaggggtctgaatactttctgaatgtactgtaaatAAGATGAGAAAGGCAATATCGCTGCTAAAATTGGAATACAATGAATTATTAATTTTAACTGATAAATTCAAATTAAATAAGACTCGTGGGGTACATTAAATAAATTGATAACAATGAACTTAGTAAAGGAGTTGCCTTCCAACAATACAAAATATAGCTGAGAAATATTTGCTTTCATCTAAAATTATTCAAACAAAACGTCCCTAGCTCTCACACGGATGAGCTTTATACAACAGGAATGCTGCTGGAATGAGGCTGAGGGGGGCCTTTAGCTCCCAGTTCTCTCAGAGGAACTAACGCGTCAGCATGCCCAAATATGGAACGCGGATTTTCTCCTCAGAACGAAGTACTCGATcccatcaatatatatatatatatatagttaataCATGGTATACATTATGTGGTCTCCTCCACGGTTACGTTAACCCCACCGCGACATTGTTCATTACATTTGCACACGGAACAATTAAATATAATTTCAGCTGAACATTAGGCTAATAGCTATCTCCGCTACATCCAATTCATCAAACAAACTTCCTGTAAAATTAACAAGTGAATTGCAACTCATCTTAAAGACCTACAAAATATAGTGTCCACATAATATGTAGGCCTAGGAAGCGCAGCTCAGCGTCTGATGGACAATGCCTATCAATTTGGAACAATGTAACAACGTGGACCGTGCAACATCACAATAACGTACTCTACTGTAGTTACAATGTAACAGTCAGATCACAAAACAACATATCAACAGCCTACGAACATGTTGACAAATGAGTCTAAACCTCGTTGTGCATTAGTCTGCACAGCGATTTCAATGAAGTAGGTGAAGAATGTATCTAAGTATATTCTTAATACAGCCCTTGATTCACTGTTCACTTTTCTTGCCTACATGAGCGTGTCAACGATCGGTTTTACAATCGAAGTGGTTCCTGGCAAACGCGTCATAACCCTGACGTTATGTTGTTGGGCGTGCACAAATAGTTTCTATCCAATCAATTCCCTTTGCCAATCTTGACAGCATGTGTGTGGGCTGATTCGTTTTGCATGGCCAGTGCACCGGGTGGATGGAGATTTCGTTTATGGACCAATGGAATAGTCTAAAATAAATAGACTCCGCTCACCCGGGGCACCGGGCCATGCAACACGAACTCGCCCAATGTTTGGTGTGTATATAAAACGGCATGTTACTAGCTGCTCACGCAGAGTGAATTTATCACATAGAACAACATACCGGGAACGCAACCTTATGTATGGGTATAAAGTTTTGTGTTTTCTTATACAAGGTTGAAAAAGACAGTTCAAGACATTGAATCACGTCAATACTGCGGTCATTCATCTGTTGACAGCCTTCGTGGACCACTGCTCTGTTCTACAGCTTGGATTTTCCCTCACACTTTTAGAAGTGAAATAATTTTTAGTTTTGAACTTGGGCCATTGCTGAAAAAGATCTTTGCTGAAAAAGAAGACCGGTGCTTGCGTTGATGCGTAGCCTACTTTTTGCTGACGCCGTCATTTGTTGACCAATATCCTGAGACTGTTTAAACAACTGGTAAGCTCCCTTTCCTACGACTTTATGTCTACAAAAATGGAGCAGCCTTTTTATCATGACGACTCTTTTCTCTCGGCTTACGGCCACTCTGATGCTGCATTGCACGACTACAAACACCTAAAGCAGAATATGAATTTGAACATGACAGAGCCATATCGCAACCTCAAGTCTGACTTGTACCAGGCAGCGCACCAGGACGTCGGGTCACTGAAGCTTGCTTCCCCCGAACTCGAAAGGCTTATCATCCAAAACAGTAACGGTATAATTACTACTCCCACCCCAGGCCAGTACTTCTACAACCGGAGCATCACCGATGAGCAGGAGGGCTTTGCGGAGGGCTTCGTGAAAGCCCTGGATGAGCTCCACAAGATAAACCATATGCCCATAGCCCCGCCCAACGTGTCTATTGGAGCGGGTGGTGTGACGACCTGTTCGGCGGCGGCCTCTAGTGTCTTCGGCTCCTCCCTGCAGCCCGAGCCTCCAATCTACACAACACTGAACGCTTATTGCCCAAACACTAACCTCTCTTCCGCATCCAGTTACCCCAGTACCACCATCAACTACTTACCGCCGCTTCACCAGCAGAGCCATCACCAACAGACCTCGACGCACGCGTCACACCCCTTTCAGTACTCTCTACCTGGCGCTGGGGTCCATCCACAGCGCCTTGTGGCTTTCAAAGAAGAACCACAAACCGTCCCTGATCTACACAGCAGCGACGGTTCCCCGCCAATGTCTCCAATCGACATGGAAAACCAAGAGATAATCAAGGCCGAGCGGAAGAGGCTTAGAAACCGACTAGCAGCAACCAAATGCCGGCGCCGCAAACTGGAGCGCATCTCCCGACTGGAGGACAAGGTGAAAGTTCTGAAGTCGGACAATGCTGGGCTCTCTAATACGGCGACTGTGCTTCGTGAACAAGTCGCCCAGCTCAAACAGAAAGTCCTGACACATGTAAGCAGCGGCTGTCAGCTGATGTTGACGAGCAAAATGGAGGCATTTTAAATGGCGAGGGCATTACGCAGAGTAATTCATGATTTAGACGTGACAAC
The DNA window shown above is from Oncorhynchus tshawytscha isolate Ot180627B linkage group LG20, Otsh_v2.0, whole genome shotgun sequence and carries:
- the LOC112226315 gene encoding transcription factor jun-B, yielding MSTKMEQPFYHDDSFLSAYGHSDAALHDYKHLKQNMNLNMTEPYRNLKSDLYQAAHQDVGSLKLASPELERLIIQNSNGIITTPTPGQYFYNRSITDEQEGFAEGFVKALDELHKINHMPIAPPNVSIGAGGVTTCSAAASSVFGSSLQPEPPIYTTLNAYCPNTNLSSASSYPSTTINYLPPLHQQSHHQQTSTHASHPFQYSLPGAGVHPQRLVAFKEEPQTVPDLHSSDGSPPMSPIDMENQEIIKAERKRLRNRLAATKCRRRKLERISRLEDKVKVLKSDNAGLSNTATVLREQVAQLKQKVLTHVSSGCQLMLTSKMEAF